The following are encoded together in the Salvelinus fontinalis isolate EN_2023a chromosome 38, ASM2944872v1, whole genome shotgun sequence genome:
- the LOC129837491 gene encoding NADH dehydrogenase [ubiquinone] flavoprotein 1, mitochondrial-like isoform X1: MAGRMLTLRRMLWSTGAHSAAAQQRVSPHLAQRYGTAAKQQENLKKTKFGPLSDQDRIFTNLYGRHDWSLKGALRRGDWYKTKEILLKGTDWILNEVKVSGLRGRGGAGFPTGMKWGFMNKPSDGRPKYLVVNADEGEPGTCKDREIMRHDPHKLVEGCLVAGRAMGAHAAYIYIRGEFYNESSNTQVAINEAYAAGLIGKNACGSGYDFDVFVMRGAGAYICGEETALIESLEGKQGKPRLKPPFPADIGVFGCPTTVANVETVAVAPAICRRGGAWFASFGRERNAGTKLFNISGHVNTPCTVEEEMSIPLRELIDRHAGGVRGGWDNLLGVIPGGSSTPIIPRSVCDDVMMDFDDLVRAESALGTAAVIVMDKSTDVIRAIARLVEFYKHESCGQCTPCREGVDWMDKMMWRFVRGDAANSEIDMIWELSKQIEGHTICALGDGAAWPVQGLVRHFRPVMESRISEYHKKNPAREADIEMI; this comes from the exons ATGGCAGGAAG GATGCTGACGCTACGCCGGATGCTATGGAGCACAGGTGCGCACTCGGCCGCGGCGCAGCAGCGCGTCTCGCCTCATCTGGCCCAGCGCTACGGCACCGCAGCAAAGCAACAG GAGAATCTAAAGAAGACTAAATTTGGGCCCTTGAGTGATCAAGACCGGATTTTCACAAACTTGTATGGCCGCCATGACTGGAG TCTGAAGGGTGCTCTGCGTCGGGGGGACTGGTATAAGACTAAAGAGATCCTCCTGAAGGGGACAGACTGGATCCTGAATGAGGTCAAGGTGTCTGgtctgagagggagaggaggagctggcTTCCCCACCGGCATGAAGTGGGGCTTCATGAACAAACCCAGCGACGGCag ACCTAAGTACCTGGTAGTGAATGCAGATGAAGGAGAGCCAGGAACGTGTAAGGACAGAGAGATCATGCGTCACGACCCTCACAAGCTGGTGGAGGGTTGCCTGGTGGCTGGGAGGGCCATGGGAGCCCACGCCGCTTACATCTACATCAGAGGAGAGTTCTACAACGAGTCCTCCAATACACAG GTGGCGATAAACGAAGCGTATGCAGCAGGGTTGATAGGCAAGAACGCGTGTGGCTCTGGGTACGACTTTGATGTGTTTGTGATGCGGGGGGCGGGAGCCTACATCTGTGGGGAGGAGACGGCCCTCATTGAGTCCCTGGAGGGCAAGCAGGGGAAACCCAGACTCAAACCACCCTTCCCCGCTGACATAG GGGTGTTCGGATGCCCAACAACAGTTGCTAATGTGGAGACGGTTGCCGTGGCGCCTGCTATCTGTCGTCGAGGTGGAGCGTGGTTTGCGAGCTTCGGGAGAGAGAGGAATGCTGGGACAAAGCTGTTCAACATCTCTGGTCACGTAAACACTCCGTGCACAGTAGAGGAAGAGATGTCCATTCCTCTCAGAGAACTCATAGACAGACACgcag GAGGTGTGAGGGGCGGCTGGGACAACCTACTGGGAGTGATCCCTGGAGGCTCCTCCACACCCATTATCCCTCGCTCTGTgtgtgatgatgtcatgatggattTTGATGACCTCGTCCGCGCAGAGTCCGCTCTGGGCACCGCCGCCGTCATCGTCATGGACAAATCT ACTGATGTAATCAGAGCCATCGCCCGTCTGGTTGAGTTCTATAAACATGAGAGCTGTGGCCAGTGCACCCCCTGCAGGGAAG GAGTGGACTGGATGGATAAGATGATGTGGCGGTTTGTGCGTGGCGACGCGGCCAACTCAGAGATTGATATGATCTGGGAGCTGAGTAAACAGATCGAGGGCCATACCATCTGTGCCCTGGGGGACGGGGCTGCATGGCCTGTACAG GGTCTGGTTCGCCACTTCCGTCCGGTCATGGAGAGCCGCATCTCAGAGTACCACAAGAAGAACCCTGCCAGGGAGGCTGACATTGAGATGATCTGA
- the LOC129837491 gene encoding NADH dehydrogenase [ubiquinone] flavoprotein 1, mitochondrial-like isoform X2, with amino-acid sequence MLTLRRMLWSTGAHSAAAQQRVSPHLAQRYGTAAKQQENLKKTKFGPLSDQDRIFTNLYGRHDWSLKGALRRGDWYKTKEILLKGTDWILNEVKVSGLRGRGGAGFPTGMKWGFMNKPSDGRPKYLVVNADEGEPGTCKDREIMRHDPHKLVEGCLVAGRAMGAHAAYIYIRGEFYNESSNTQVAINEAYAAGLIGKNACGSGYDFDVFVMRGAGAYICGEETALIESLEGKQGKPRLKPPFPADIGVFGCPTTVANVETVAVAPAICRRGGAWFASFGRERNAGTKLFNISGHVNTPCTVEEEMSIPLRELIDRHAGGVRGGWDNLLGVIPGGSSTPIIPRSVCDDVMMDFDDLVRAESALGTAAVIVMDKSTDVIRAIARLVEFYKHESCGQCTPCREGVDWMDKMMWRFVRGDAANSEIDMIWELSKQIEGHTICALGDGAAWPVQGLVRHFRPVMESRISEYHKKNPAREADIEMI; translated from the exons ATGCTGACGCTACGCCGGATGCTATGGAGCACAGGTGCGCACTCGGCCGCGGCGCAGCAGCGCGTCTCGCCTCATCTGGCCCAGCGCTACGGCACCGCAGCAAAGCAACAG GAGAATCTAAAGAAGACTAAATTTGGGCCCTTGAGTGATCAAGACCGGATTTTCACAAACTTGTATGGCCGCCATGACTGGAG TCTGAAGGGTGCTCTGCGTCGGGGGGACTGGTATAAGACTAAAGAGATCCTCCTGAAGGGGACAGACTGGATCCTGAATGAGGTCAAGGTGTCTGgtctgagagggagaggaggagctggcTTCCCCACCGGCATGAAGTGGGGCTTCATGAACAAACCCAGCGACGGCag ACCTAAGTACCTGGTAGTGAATGCAGATGAAGGAGAGCCAGGAACGTGTAAGGACAGAGAGATCATGCGTCACGACCCTCACAAGCTGGTGGAGGGTTGCCTGGTGGCTGGGAGGGCCATGGGAGCCCACGCCGCTTACATCTACATCAGAGGAGAGTTCTACAACGAGTCCTCCAATACACAG GTGGCGATAAACGAAGCGTATGCAGCAGGGTTGATAGGCAAGAACGCGTGTGGCTCTGGGTACGACTTTGATGTGTTTGTGATGCGGGGGGCGGGAGCCTACATCTGTGGGGAGGAGACGGCCCTCATTGAGTCCCTGGAGGGCAAGCAGGGGAAACCCAGACTCAAACCACCCTTCCCCGCTGACATAG GGGTGTTCGGATGCCCAACAACAGTTGCTAATGTGGAGACGGTTGCCGTGGCGCCTGCTATCTGTCGTCGAGGTGGAGCGTGGTTTGCGAGCTTCGGGAGAGAGAGGAATGCTGGGACAAAGCTGTTCAACATCTCTGGTCACGTAAACACTCCGTGCACAGTAGAGGAAGAGATGTCCATTCCTCTCAGAGAACTCATAGACAGACACgcag GAGGTGTGAGGGGCGGCTGGGACAACCTACTGGGAGTGATCCCTGGAGGCTCCTCCACACCCATTATCCCTCGCTCTGTgtgtgatgatgtcatgatggattTTGATGACCTCGTCCGCGCAGAGTCCGCTCTGGGCACCGCCGCCGTCATCGTCATGGACAAATCT ACTGATGTAATCAGAGCCATCGCCCGTCTGGTTGAGTTCTATAAACATGAGAGCTGTGGCCAGTGCACCCCCTGCAGGGAAG GAGTGGACTGGATGGATAAGATGATGTGGCGGTTTGTGCGTGGCGACGCGGCCAACTCAGAGATTGATATGATCTGGGAGCTGAGTAAACAGATCGAGGGCCATACCATCTGTGCCCTGGGGGACGGGGCTGCATGGCCTGTACAG GGTCTGGTTCGCCACTTCCGTCCGGTCATGGAGAGCCGCATCTCAGAGTACCACAAGAAGAACCCTGCCAGGGAGGCTGACATTGAGATGATCTGA
- the LOC129837490 gene encoding zinc finger and BTB domain-containing protein 7B-like, with product MSPGEDGLIGIPFPEHSSEILFCLNAQRRAGLLCDLTLTSRGARYPTHRSVMAAVSLYFRGLFGAEEGAEAGGEAGGGGGFSVCQLDCVAPDALDALLEFAYTATLTIRSSGMRDVLRGAQLLGIQCVVDACRDILGETAGEVEWETGEERVQAERERRVERGMKKSSRRKIDRRRVTKVESSHHQPLPHRPNINTHQHPSTPPPHPSPVQDGAHSHPSTRPPTPEQDEHPPTTGQNGERKQGRDAGRGSTAVNGGVHWPQERLLAHHPPLPLSDDRLSEDEEEMEGVGNGGVPSFTSAPLAEQGVATGAGGGGRKRKSQTPQQCPVCQKIIHGAGKLPRHMRTHTGEKPFECSTCGVRFTRNDKLKIHMRKHTGERPYPCPHCPARFLHSYDLKNHLSLHSGARPFECPLCHKAFAREDHLQRHRKGLSCLEVRTRARPRRGPGADHGEEGRRARGGGRGYSPDQLDPLESLALQPHASAFHPRVGMVGLGDGAEAGAGGQMVFQEEADREQAIALLGPHRLPYPGLLWRGLQLGVRGVEGEAEAEEDEEDE from the exons ATGTCTCCAGGAGAGGACGGTCTGATCGGGATCCCCTTCCCAGAGCACAGCAGCGAGATCCTGTTCTGCCTTAACGCCCAGCGCAGGGCGGGGCTACTCTGTGACCTCACCCTGACCTCGCGGGGTGCCCGCTACCCCACCCACCGCTCCGTCATGGCTGCCGTCAGCCTCTACTTCCGCGGGCTGTTTGGGGCGGAGGAGGGGGCCGAGGCAGGGGGTGAGgcggggggaggaggaggttTCAGTGTGTGCCAGCTGGACTGTGTAGCGCCCGATGCCCTGGATGCCCTGCTGGAGTTTGCCTACACGGCCACCCTGACCATCCGCAGCTCTGGCATGAGAGACGTGTTGAGAGGAGCTCAGTTACTGGGGATCCAGTGTGTGGTTGATGCCTGTAGAGACATACTGGGGGAGACGGCGGGGGAGGTGGAGTGGGAGACGGGGGAGGAGAGGGTACAggcggagagggagagaagggtggagagggggatgaagaaaAGCTCCCGGAGGAAGATAGACAGACGGAGAGTCACCAAGGTGGAGTCATCGCACCACCAACCACTGCCTCATCGCCCGAACATcaacacacaccagcacccctccactcctcctccacacCCCTCACCTGTTCAAGACGGGGCCCACTCTCATCCCTCCACCCGACCCCCCACCCCTGAGCAGGATGAACATCCCCCCACCACGGGACAGAATGGGGAGAGGAAGCAGGGCAGGGATGCAGGGAGAGGGAGTACAGCAGTCAACGGAGGGGTGCACTGGCCTCAGGAGCGACTTCTCGcccaccacccccctctccccctctcagacGACAGGCTGTCAGAAgacgaggaggagatggagggagtggggaacGGTGGGGTGCCCAGCTTTACTTCCGCCCCCCTGGCAGAGCAAGGGGTGGCCACGGGGGCAGGAGGAGGGGGTAGGAAGAGGAAGTCTCAGACCCCCCAGCAGTGTCCTGTCTGTCAGAAGATCATCCACGGAGCAGGGAAGCTGCCCAGACACATGAGAACACACACTGGGGAGAAACCATTCGAGTGCTCTACCTGCGGGGTCCGCTTTACCAG gAATGACAAGTTGAAGATCCACATGCGTAAACACACAGGGGAGCGTCCGTACCCTTGCCCCCACTGCCCCGCCCGCTTCCTGCATTCCTACGACCTGAAGAACCACTTGTCTCTCCATAGTGGGGCGCGCCCCTTCGAGTGCCCGCTCTGCCACAAGGCCTTCGCCCGCGAGGACCACCTCCAGCGCCACCGCAAGGGCCTTAGCTGCCTGGAAGTCCGTACCCGGGCACGGCCGAGGCGCGGGCCTGGGGCTGACCACGGGGAAGAGGGCAGAAGGgctagaggaggaggaagagggtatTCTCCAGACCAACTCGACCCGCTGGAGAGTCTGGCCCTGCAGCCCCACGCCTCAGCATTCCACCCCCGTGTTGGAATGGTTGGCCTAGGggatggggctgaggctggggctggaggTCAAATGGTGTTCCAGGAGGAGGCTGACAGGGAGCAAGCTATAGCCCTCCTAGGGCCTCACAGGTTACCCTACCCTGGTCTGCTGTGGAGAGGCCTGCAGTTGGGggtgagaggggtggagggggaggcagaggcagaggaggatgaggaagacgagtga